A genomic region of Anas acuta chromosome 25, bAnaAcu1.1, whole genome shotgun sequence contains the following coding sequences:
- the GJC1 gene encoding gap junction gamma-1 protein yields the protein MSWSFLTRLLEEIHNHSTFVGKIWLTVLIVFRIVLTAVGGESIYYDEQSKFVCNTEQPGCENVCYDAFAPLSHVRFWVFQIILVATPSVMYLGYAIHKIARMVEHSEADRRIRSKSFSTRWKQHRGLEEAEDDHEEDPMMYPEIELESERENKEQPAPAKAKHDGRRRIREDGLMRIYVLQLLARTTFEIGFLVGQYLLYGFEVSPIFVCSRKPCPHKIDCFISRPTEKTIFLLIMYGVSCMCLLLNVWEMLHLGFGTIRDTLNNKRKELEDSGTYNYPFTWNTPSAPPGYNIAVKPDQIQYTELSNAKMAYKQNKANIAQEQQYGSNEENIPADLENLQREIKVAQERLDLAIQAYNNQNNPSSSREKKSKAGSNKSSASSKSGDGKNCVWI from the coding sequence ATGAGTTGGAGTTTTCTGACCCGCCTGTTAGAGGAGATCCACAATCACTCAACCTTTGTTGGCAAAATCTGGCTGACAGTGTTGATTGTATTTCGGATTGTCCTAACTGCTGTGGGAGGAGAATCCATTTATTATGATGAACAAAGCAAGTTTGTGTGCAAcacagagcagcctggctgtgaGAATGTTTGTTACGATGCTTTTGCTCCTCTTTCACATGTGAGATTTTGGGTGTTTCAGATCATTCTTGTAGCCACTCCATCTGTGATGTATTTAGGCTATGCAATTCACAAAATTGCCCGGATGGTGGAACACAGCGAAGCTGACAGAAGAATCAGAAGTAAAAGCTTCTCAACGCGCTGGAAACAACACCGTGGCTTAGAGGAAGCTGAAGATGACCACGAGGAAGATCCAATGATGTACCCAGAAATAGAGCTGGAAAGTGAACGGGAGAACAAagagcagccagcccctgccaaAGCTAAACATGATGGCAGGCGACGAATTCGTGAAGATGGACTAATGAGAATTTACGTGCTGCAGCTTCTGGCAAGGACTACGTTTGAAATTGGATTTCTTGTGGGTCAGTATCTTTTGTATGGTTTTGAGGTCAGCCCCATATTTGTGTGTAGCAGAAAGCCGTGCCCGCATAAGATAGATTGCTTCATTTCAAGGCCAACTGAAAAGACCATTTTCCTGCTAATAATGTATGGGGTGAGCTGTATGTGTTTACTTTTGAATGTCTGGGAGATGCTCCATTTAGGATTTGGCACAATCCGGGACACATTAAACAACAAGAGAAAAGAGCTGGAAGATTCTGGTACTTATAACTACCCTTTTACTTGGAATACACCATCTGCTCCTCCTGGCTATAACATTGCAGTCAAGCCAGATCAGATCCAATATACTGAACTGTCCAATGCCAAAATGGCCTACAAACAGAACAAAGCCAACATAGCTCAGGAACAGCAGTATGGAAGCAACGAAGAAAACATTCCTGCTGACCTGGAAAATCTGCAGAGGGAAATTAAAGTGGCTCAGGAACGCCTGGACCTTGCGATCCAGGCTTACAACAACCAAAACaatcccagcagctccagagagAAAAAGTCCAAAGCAGGCTCAAACAAAAGCAGTGCCAGTAGCAAATCAGGAGACGGAAAGAACTGTGTCTGGATTTAA